In Paraburkholderia sprentiae WSM5005, a genomic segment contains:
- a CDS encoding methyl-accepting chemotaxis protein, with the protein MNFGNMKLGTRLISAFILVSIISAVVSGIGLRNMAQISANADQTYRQDLVGLNLIQQANADVLRVGTYLRNAVLATTAAQRAGSLDQADKALASAREHLNQAEPLVYTDKGKATFAELDQGWQDYIQAFNEMKGKINAAGLEDRDGLTEYMLGEYHRKGFKTLVLMGNLVALKQSDAQRTAESNDAVYDEGRAVMLVLVAMSVLIGVGIGIWMMRSVTRQLGTEPATAAAVARSVAAGDLNISIELRPGDTNSLMASLKAMCDALVRVVSDVRENAEGVATASAQIAQGNLDLSSRTEEQAASLEETASSMEELTAAVRHNTDNASQAATLSGTASGVAQRGGEIVGRVVETMRDISTSSATMSEIIGVIEGIAFQTNILALNAAVEAARAGEQGRGFAVVAGEVRTLAQRSATAAKEIKELISASVSRVEAGSMLVEEAGGAIKEIVQSVKRVTDIVGEISSASKEQSTGIEQVNQAVNQMDQVTQQNAALVEEASAAAQTMAQQAESLRKAVAFFKVNGAKTSSSRATSPKAAPQRTAPNRSASSPAAPTKAARTPVPSSASSESVAALDTKTSDWQTF; encoded by the coding sequence ATGAATTTCGGCAATATGAAACTCGGTACCAGGCTGATCAGCGCTTTCATCCTGGTTTCGATCATCAGCGCTGTCGTCAGCGGGATCGGTCTGCGCAACATGGCGCAAATCAGCGCGAACGCGGACCAGACGTATCGGCAGGATCTCGTCGGGCTCAACCTGATACAGCAGGCGAACGCCGACGTGCTGCGAGTCGGCACCTATCTGCGCAACGCAGTGCTGGCTACGACGGCCGCACAGCGGGCTGGCTCGCTGGATCAGGCTGACAAGGCCCTGGCCTCCGCGCGTGAACACCTCAATCAGGCGGAGCCCCTCGTCTATACCGACAAAGGAAAGGCGACCTTTGCCGAGCTCGATCAGGGCTGGCAGGACTACATCCAGGCCTTCAATGAAATGAAAGGCAAGATCAACGCTGCCGGATTGGAGGATCGGGATGGCCTGACCGAATATATGCTCGGCGAGTACCACCGGAAGGGTTTCAAGACTCTCGTCCTGATGGGCAACCTGGTTGCTCTGAAACAGAGCGACGCCCAAAGAACGGCCGAATCCAACGATGCGGTGTATGACGAAGGTCGCGCTGTGATGCTCGTCCTCGTCGCGATGTCGGTGTTGATCGGCGTCGGGATCGGCATATGGATGATGCGCAGCGTCACGCGCCAGCTGGGTACGGAACCCGCGACGGCTGCTGCTGTGGCGCGAAGCGTGGCGGCCGGCGACCTGAACATCAGCATTGAGCTGCGGCCCGGTGATACGAATAGCCTCATGGCGTCGCTGAAAGCCATGTGCGATGCGCTCGTGCGGGTCGTGTCCGACGTGCGTGAGAACGCCGAAGGCGTCGCGACTGCGAGTGCGCAGATCGCACAAGGCAATCTGGATCTGTCGAGCCGCACGGAGGAACAGGCGGCGTCGCTCGAAGAAACGGCTTCCAGCATGGAGGAACTGACTGCGGCGGTCCGTCACAACACGGACAATGCAAGCCAGGCTGCCACCCTCTCGGGTACCGCGTCGGGCGTCGCGCAACGTGGTGGCGAAATCGTCGGGCGTGTGGTCGAGACGATGCGCGATATCTCCACGAGTTCGGCCACGATGTCCGAAATTATCGGTGTCATCGAGGGCATCGCCTTCCAGACCAATATCCTCGCGCTGAACGCAGCAGTCGAGGCGGCTCGCGCCGGAGAACAGGGTCGGGGCTTCGCGGTCGTTGCGGGTGAAGTCCGCACGCTCGCGCAACGCAGCGCTACTGCCGCAAAGGAAATCAAGGAGCTGATCTCCGCCTCTGTCAGCCGGGTCGAGGCGGGCTCGATGCTCGTCGAAGAGGCAGGCGGTGCGATCAAGGAAATCGTGCAGTCAGTGAAGCGTGTGACCGACATCGTGGGCGAAATCTCGTCGGCCTCGAAAGAGCAAAGCACCGGCATCGAGCAGGTCAATCAGGCAGTCAACCAGATGGACCAGGTCACTCAGCAGAACGCGGCGCTCGTCGAAGAGGCTTCGGCGGCGGCTCAGACCATGGCGCAGCAAGCGGAAAGCCTGCGCAAGGCCGTCGCCTTCTTCAAGGTCAACGGCGCGAAGACAAGCTCCTCGCGGGCGACCTCACCCAAGGCAGCGCCGCAGCGGACGGCTCCGAACCGTTCCGCCTCCTCTCCTGCGGCACCGACGAAAGCCGCGAGGACGCCAGTCCCGTCTTCAGCCAGCAGCGAGTCGGTTGCGGCCCTCGATACGAAGACATCCGACTGGCAGACATTCTGA
- a CDS encoding chromate transporter: MAKGTHGQDVSDPVPRSEHDARHDAPAPRDVTSLGLFLIFARIGLTSFGGGLSGWFMREFVHDRHWIGEDEFLNGLALSQALPGVNVKNLAIWIGYRLLGWRGAVAGFCGIIFPPAVVIILLGVFFSAIASFPLTHIALAGAAAGAIGLSLSMAITAARRLPRRVFPYLVLAGTFVAAAVFRVSLVWTVLIAGALSVGCEYLREARQP; the protein is encoded by the coding sequence TTGGCCAAAGGCACCCACGGGCAAGACGTCAGCGACCCGGTACCGAGATCCGAACACGACGCGCGACACGACGCACCAGCGCCGCGCGACGTGACCTCGCTCGGCCTCTTCCTGATCTTCGCGCGCATCGGTCTGACGAGTTTCGGCGGCGGGTTGAGCGGCTGGTTCATGCGCGAGTTCGTGCACGACCGGCACTGGATCGGCGAAGACGAATTTCTCAACGGCCTCGCGTTGTCGCAGGCGCTGCCGGGCGTCAATGTGAAGAATCTGGCGATCTGGATCGGCTACCGGCTGCTCGGCTGGCGCGGCGCCGTCGCGGGATTCTGCGGCATCATTTTTCCGCCGGCCGTCGTGATCATTCTGCTCGGCGTGTTCTTCTCGGCGATCGCCTCGTTTCCGCTCACGCATATCGCGCTCGCCGGCGCCGCGGCCGGGGCGATCGGGCTGTCGCTGTCGATGGCGATCACCGCCGCGCGGCGGCTGCCGCGCCGGGTGTTCCCCTATCTGGTGCTGGCGGGGACGTTCGTGGCCGCCGCGGTGTTTCGCGTGTCGCTGGTGTGGACCGTGCTGATCGCGGGCGCATTGAGCGTTGGCTGCGAGTACCTGCGCGAGGCGCGCCAGCCCTGA
- a CDS encoding putative bifunctional diguanylate cyclase/phosphodiesterase yields MTGVYNPLLVCLSLVVAFLASYTAVELSGGLNALASAKRRPLWLVGGAVSMGVGIWSMHFIGMLAFSLPITVGYDFSVTAASLFLAIGVSLIALATASRGALSRGRLCVAGTIMGIGVAAMHFTGMHAMQMSPAIEYTTWKVVLSVGVAIAASMAALWLAFRLRTSDVENLVVKRLGAAVIMAVAITGMHYLGMSAANFAAGSLCLSGGKLDANWLALVVTATSFTVLVGTLALLGFLTSSLSISLKRANRQLHYLGTHDALTNLPNRQQLSLRIAQAVAECAREESPFAVLFVDLDGFKSINDSLGHRVGDDLLQVCAERLREDLRHTDMVARLGGDEFVIVIDNVADGSSAVAVANAVLRRLSQEIVVNGLQLRVSASIGIAIYPRDGGNADELLHSADAAMYAAKQSGRNTFRVFEPQMNHTALKSLILQRDLHRALSGGELSMSFQPKFSVASQSVTGVEALIRWRHPELGEIAPLEFIPIAERSGLIVEIGDWVLREVCRNIALWDAQGLPAISVAVNLSPIQFSVPDLVARIDALTGAAGVEPCRLMFEITETTAMQNVEKTSRTIEALRSRGYTVAIDDFGTGYSSLCYLQRFRFDQIKIDGSFMRDLDADGQRGSALLSAVLTLARALQIEVVAEGVETESQLRTLSELACDQMQGFLLSRPLPAAEFLAFLRCAADRIVAAKRACMTPAG; encoded by the coding sequence ATGACCGGTGTCTATAACCCGCTGCTGGTCTGCCTGTCGCTGGTGGTCGCATTCCTTGCGTCCTACACGGCCGTGGAGCTGTCCGGTGGCCTGAATGCCCTCGCGAGCGCAAAACGGCGGCCGCTATGGCTCGTCGGCGGCGCGGTGTCGATGGGAGTCGGCATCTGGTCGATGCACTTCATCGGCATGCTCGCGTTCTCGCTCCCGATTACGGTCGGCTACGATTTTTCCGTCACCGCGGCGTCGCTGTTCCTCGCGATCGGCGTATCACTCATCGCGCTTGCCACCGCGAGCCGCGGCGCGTTGTCGCGAGGGCGCCTGTGCGTTGCCGGAACGATCATGGGCATCGGCGTAGCCGCGATGCACTTCACCGGCATGCACGCGATGCAGATGTCGCCGGCAATCGAGTACACGACCTGGAAAGTCGTGCTCTCGGTGGGCGTGGCGATCGCCGCTTCGATGGCGGCACTCTGGCTCGCCTTCAGGCTGCGCACGTCGGACGTGGAAAATCTCGTCGTCAAGCGGCTCGGCGCGGCCGTCATCATGGCGGTCGCGATCACCGGCATGCACTATCTCGGCATGAGCGCGGCCAACTTCGCCGCCGGCAGCCTGTGTCTCTCCGGCGGTAAGCTGGATGCGAACTGGCTTGCGCTCGTGGTCACGGCGACTTCGTTCACCGTGCTAGTGGGTACGCTCGCCTTGCTCGGCTTCCTGACGAGCAGCCTTTCGATCTCGCTGAAGCGCGCGAACCGGCAATTGCATTATCTCGGCACGCACGATGCGCTGACGAATCTGCCGAACCGCCAGCAACTTTCGTTGCGCATCGCACAGGCGGTCGCCGAATGCGCGCGCGAGGAATCGCCGTTCGCGGTGCTCTTCGTCGATCTCGACGGCTTCAAGTCAATCAACGATTCGCTCGGCCATCGCGTCGGCGACGACTTGCTGCAAGTGTGCGCCGAGCGTCTGCGCGAGGACCTGCGCCATACCGACATGGTCGCGCGGCTTGGCGGAGATGAATTCGTGATCGTGATCGACAACGTGGCCGATGGGTCGTCCGCCGTGGCGGTCGCCAACGCGGTGCTGCGGCGGCTAAGCCAGGAGATCGTCGTCAACGGATTGCAGTTGCGCGTGAGTGCGAGCATCGGCATCGCGATCTATCCGCGCGATGGCGGCAATGCCGACGAACTGCTGCACAGCGCGGACGCCGCGATGTACGCCGCCAAGCAAAGCGGGCGCAATACGTTCCGCGTGTTCGAGCCGCAGATGAACCACACGGCGCTGAAGTCGCTGATCCTGCAGCGCGATCTGCATCGTGCGTTGAGCGGTGGCGAACTCAGTATGTCGTTCCAGCCGAAGTTCAGCGTGGCATCGCAATCGGTGACTGGCGTCGAGGCACTGATCCGCTGGCGTCATCCTGAACTGGGCGAGATTGCGCCGCTCGAATTCATCCCGATCGCGGAACGCTCAGGCCTCATCGTCGAGATCGGCGACTGGGTGCTGCGCGAGGTCTGCCGCAACATTGCGCTATGGGACGCGCAAGGCCTGCCCGCGATCTCTGTCGCGGTGAATCTTTCGCCGATCCAGTTCAGCGTGCCGGACCTGGTGGCCCGCATCGATGCGCTGACCGGGGCAGCCGGCGTCGAACCGTGCCGCCTGATGTTCGAGATTACGGAAACGACAGCGATGCAGAACGTCGAGAAGACGAGCCGCACGATCGAAGCGCTGCGCTCGCGCGGCTATACCGTCGCCATCGACGACTTCGGCACCGGCTATTCGAGCCTGTGCTATCTGCAGCGCTTCAGGTTCGACCAGATCAAGATCGACGGCTCGTTCATGCGCGATCTCGACGCCGACGGCCAGCGCGGTAGCGCATTGCTATCCGCCGTCCTGACGCTCGCGCGCGCGTTGCAAATCGAGGTCGTGGCCGAGGGCGTCGAGACGGAGTCGCAATTGCGCACGCTCAGCGAGCTTGCCTGCGATCAGATGCAGGGCTTCCTGTTGAGCCGCCCGTTGCCTGCCGCCGAGTTCCTGGCGTTCCTGCGTTGCGCCGCGGACCGGATCGTCGCCGCGAAGCGCGCCTGCATGACGCCCGCCGGGTGA
- a CDS encoding thiamine pyrophosphate-binding protein — MDSGEIRLTVSRQIVANTMRSNVPLNVSKVVVKSLESAGIDHVFLVPGKLIYPLLNAIDNSPLVRGIVGAHETGSAFMADGYARASRKFGVCAGISGPGTMNFVPGMAAAHADRIPMLYIAGGISSRSEGKGAFQDATSGGIFESGVVKSLVTDIVELKNKENIQAEMRRATDGLNWMRRAQSFISIPVDVQKQDVLPGQDTARQPYAHGEFNACEVPANRAALDVLCDQYLLQPKKVAFLIGSRGNDAETAKVLLEVAEKFHIPVATTLSGKGAFPEEHALALGVYGFSSHSRAARVINSDELDALVVFGCDLNQRDSMNWSGKLTGGKELLIFDDSFDSPAMGHIARQQIFSGIGASFRLLARKGTEDYPGFPGTLQRRKAWVAEVNRTPLYDPQFEQLAVRVSGDDGAALYPGDVVKRLCSVLPKDSNVVVDSGAHRIFMAHYWLSSGIGNYFSSSSLAPMGWAIAAGIGVKLAAPERPCVVVTGDGCMMMHGMEIQTAARYRVKVIYVVLNNAAHGAIHIDAISSGSISEQFTQLPRHSWSAFASSIGVAARAVEQIDELDDVLNEACRYDGPFLIEVMTGVFPAPNRYYAEAETCP, encoded by the coding sequence ATGGACAGCGGTGAGATTCGATTAACGGTATCTCGTCAGATCGTCGCCAACACTATGAGATCAAACGTTCCGCTGAATGTGTCGAAAGTGGTTGTGAAGTCGTTGGAGTCCGCAGGAATAGATCACGTGTTTCTGGTCCCGGGGAAACTGATCTACCCGCTGCTGAACGCAATCGACAATTCCCCTTTAGTTCGTGGCATTGTAGGCGCGCATGAGACCGGCAGTGCTTTCATGGCCGATGGCTATGCCCGCGCCAGCCGAAAATTCGGGGTGTGTGCCGGCATTTCCGGCCCGGGCACGATGAATTTCGTGCCTGGCATGGCTGCCGCCCACGCAGACCGGATCCCGATGCTCTATATCGCCGGAGGGATCTCATCGCGCTCGGAAGGAAAAGGGGCGTTCCAGGATGCCACGTCTGGAGGCATCTTTGAAAGCGGTGTGGTCAAAAGTCTTGTCACGGATATCGTCGAGCTCAAGAACAAGGAAAATATTCAGGCAGAGATGCGCCGTGCGACAGATGGCTTGAACTGGATGCGTCGAGCGCAGTCGTTCATCAGTATTCCCGTCGACGTTCAAAAACAGGATGTCCTGCCGGGTCAGGACACCGCACGGCAACCCTACGCCCACGGTGAATTCAACGCATGCGAGGTGCCCGCGAATCGCGCCGCTCTCGATGTGCTCTGCGATCAGTATCTGCTCCAGCCGAAGAAAGTCGCGTTTCTGATCGGCAGTCGCGGTAACGATGCAGAAACGGCCAAGGTTCTGCTCGAGGTCGCGGAAAAATTTCATATTCCAGTCGCGACGACGCTATCGGGAAAAGGCGCGTTTCCTGAGGAACATGCCCTTGCCCTAGGCGTATATGGATTCTCGAGCCATTCGCGTGCTGCGCGTGTGATCAACTCGGACGAACTGGACGCGCTCGTCGTATTTGGTTGCGACCTGAACCAGCGAGACAGCATGAACTGGAGCGGGAAGCTGACGGGCGGCAAGGAACTGCTGATCTTCGACGACAGCTTCGATTCACCGGCGATGGGGCACATTGCGCGTCAGCAGATCTTCTCCGGAATTGGCGCGAGCTTCCGGTTGCTGGCCCGCAAGGGTACGGAGGATTACCCAGGATTCCCCGGAACGCTGCAACGACGAAAGGCGTGGGTTGCCGAGGTCAACCGAACCCCGCTGTACGACCCTCAGTTCGAGCAGTTGGCGGTACGAGTCTCCGGCGACGATGGTGCGGCGCTTTACCCGGGAGACGTCGTGAAGCGCTTGTGCTCAGTGCTGCCGAAGGACAGCAACGTCGTGGTCGACTCCGGCGCTCACCGCATCTTCATGGCTCACTACTGGCTGTCGTCAGGCATCGGCAACTATTTTTCGTCGAGCTCGCTGGCGCCGATGGGATGGGCCATCGCTGCTGGAATCGGCGTGAAGCTCGCGGCCCCGGAACGACCCTGTGTCGTCGTGACCGGCGATGGGTGCATGATGATGCACGGCATGGAGATCCAGACCGCGGCTCGATACCGCGTCAAGGTGATCTATGTGGTTCTGAATAACGCTGCGCATGGCGCAATCCATATCGATGCGATCAGCAGCGGTTCGATTTCGGAGCAGTTCACCCAACTGCCTCGTCATAGCTGGTCGGCTTTTGCATCGTCGATCGGGGTGGCCGCGCGCGCGGTCGAGCAAATCGACGAGCTCGATGATGTATTAAACGAAGCATGTCGATATGACGGCCCGTTCCTGATCGAGGTCATGACCGGGGTCTTTCCCGCGCCGAATCGGTACTATGCAGAAGCCGAAACCTGTCCGTGA
- a CDS encoding DUF4396 domain-containing protein: MTIGTFPTWLHALSFVSVAVGAICALAIAVDEVRHPQKMWIMNLVWPLTALFGTVLWLAAYYAWGRNVPGARNKTEAQPFAAIVMKGTSHCGAGCTLGDIIVEWSAFAFPALAVWFGWHTLFNEKTFAVWIPDFIVAFLLGIVFQYFTIKPMRGLSVRAGVLAAVKADVASITAWQVGMYGLMAIVQFLWFKRAYGGIAMVASPEFWFAMQLAMFAGFATSYPVNWWLIRSGVKEKM; encoded by the coding sequence ATGACCATCGGAACTTTCCCAACCTGGTTGCATGCCCTTTCATTCGTATCGGTCGCTGTCGGCGCCATCTGTGCCCTGGCGATCGCAGTCGACGAAGTTCGACACCCGCAGAAGATGTGGATCATGAATCTCGTTTGGCCGCTAACCGCGTTATTCGGTACCGTCCTATGGCTTGCTGCCTACTACGCGTGGGGACGCAATGTTCCGGGCGCCCGGAACAAGACCGAGGCGCAGCCGTTCGCAGCGATAGTCATGAAAGGAACGAGTCACTGCGGTGCCGGCTGTACGCTTGGCGACATCATCGTCGAATGGTCAGCTTTCGCTTTCCCCGCGTTGGCGGTCTGGTTCGGGTGGCACACGCTGTTCAACGAAAAAACGTTTGCGGTTTGGATCCCCGATTTCATCGTCGCTTTTCTGCTCGGCATCGTGTTCCAGTACTTCACGATCAAACCGATGCGCGGCCTGTCCGTCCGCGCGGGTGTGCTGGCGGCCGTCAAAGCGGACGTCGCCTCCATTACGGCGTGGCAGGTCGGCATGTATGGACTCATGGCCATCGTCCAATTCCTATGGTTCAAGCGGGCTTACGGGGGAATCGCGATGGTTGCAAGCCCTGAGTTCTGGTTTGCGATGCAGCTCGCCATGTTCGCGGGATTCGCGACCAGCTATCCCGTTAACTGGTGGCTGATCCGTTCCGGTGTGAAGGAGAAGATGTGA
- a CDS encoding chromate transporter: protein MSRTLITLFSVFAPLSMVTVGGGQGIIAEVQRQVVDVHHWMSHAQFLSDFAIARLAPGPGSLLATLIGYQVGGLGGALVATVALFGPTAFLMYGVVHVWNRHEGARWLNALQAGLRPVAAGLILAAVYVLIKELEGGWVAWLTAAVATVLVMWTRINALILIAGGAIVFVLVHFAGLL from the coding sequence GTGTCTCGAACTCTCATCACCCTGTTTTCGGTTTTCGCGCCGTTGTCCATGGTCACCGTCGGCGGCGGTCAGGGGATCATCGCCGAGGTGCAGCGCCAGGTCGTCGACGTCCATCACTGGATGAGTCACGCGCAGTTCCTCAGCGACTTCGCGATCGCGCGGCTCGCGCCGGGCCCCGGCTCGCTGCTTGCGACGCTGATCGGCTATCAGGTCGGCGGGCTCGGCGGCGCGCTCGTCGCAACCGTCGCGCTATTCGGGCCGACCGCGTTTCTGATGTACGGCGTCGTGCACGTGTGGAACCGGCACGAAGGTGCGCGTTGGCTGAACGCGTTGCAGGCCGGATTGCGACCTGTGGCCGCCGGGCTGATTCTCGCGGCCGTCTACGTGCTGATCAAGGAACTCGAAGGCGGTTGGGTCGCGTGGCTCACCGCGGCCGTCGCGACCGTGCTCGTGATGTGGACGCGTATCAATGCATTGATATTGATCGCGGGCGGCGCGATCGTGTTCGTGCTGGTGCATTTTGCCGGCTTGTTGTAG
- a CDS encoding SDR family oxidoreductase — MKTVLITGCSSGFGLEIARYFLDRDWRVIATMRTPREDVLPRSDRLSILALDVKDPQSIRAAIDAAGPIDVLVNNAGIGFLNALEGTPMDTVREIFETNTLGTIATAQAVLPQFRERGEGVIVNVTSTVTLRPLHLLSVYTASKSAVNAFSGSLALELEQFNVRVRVVLPGRAPSTRFGENARTRMTAGFPEPYAELVQQIFANWEKETTVTHASDVAQAVWLAATDASSPFYIPAGEDAVEWYNAR, encoded by the coding sequence ATGAAGACCGTATTGATTACCGGCTGCTCATCCGGGTTTGGCCTCGAAATCGCGCGTTATTTTCTCGATCGCGACTGGCGCGTGATCGCCACGATGCGCACCCCGCGCGAAGACGTGTTGCCGCGCTCCGATCGTCTTTCGATCCTCGCGCTCGATGTGAAGGACCCGCAAAGCATTCGCGCCGCCATCGATGCGGCCGGTCCCATCGATGTGCTGGTCAACAACGCGGGCATCGGCTTTCTGAACGCGCTCGAAGGCACGCCGATGGACACCGTGCGCGAGATCTTCGAGACCAACACGCTCGGCACCATCGCGACGGCGCAGGCCGTGTTGCCGCAGTTCCGCGAGCGTGGCGAAGGCGTGATCGTGAACGTTACGTCGACCGTCACGCTCAGGCCGTTGCATCTGCTATCGGTCTATACCGCAAGCAAGTCCGCAGTGAACGCGTTTAGCGGATCGCTCGCGCTTGAATTGGAGCAGTTCAACGTGCGCGTGCGTGTCGTGCTGCCGGGACGCGCGCCTTCGACCCGTTTCGGCGAGAACGCGCGGACGCGCATGACAGCTGGCTTTCCCGAGCCCTACGCCGAACTCGTGCAGCAGATCTTCGCTAACTGGGAGAAAGAGACAACTGTCACGCACGCGTCGGATGTTGCGCAAGCCGTATGGCTCGCCGCGACCGATGCATCGAGTCCGTTCTACATCCCGGCCGGCGAAGACGCCGTCGAGTGGTACAACGCGCGCTAA